A genomic region of Pelodiscus sinensis isolate JC-2024 chromosome 17, ASM4963464v1, whole genome shotgun sequence contains the following coding sequences:
- the SKP1 gene encoding S-phase kinase-associated protein 1, giving the protein MPSIKLQSSDGEIFEVDVEIAKQSVTIKTMLEDLGMDDEGDDDPVPLPNVNAAILKKVIQWCTHHKDDPPPPEDDENKEKRTDDIPVWDQEFLKVDQGTLFELILAANYLDIKGLLDVTCKTVANMIKGKTPEEIRKTFNIKNDFTEEEEAQVRKENQWCEEK; this is encoded by the exons ATGCCGTCAATTAAACTGCAGAGTTCTGATGGAGAAATTTTTGAAGTTGATGTTGAAATTGCAAAGCAATCCGTAACTATCAAGACTATGTTGGAAG ATCTGGGAATGGATGATGAAGGAGATGATGACCCAGTCCCTCTTCCAAATGTTAATGCAGCTATATTAAAAAAG GTGATTCAGTGGTGCACCCACCATAAGGATGATCCACCGCCCCCTGAAGACGATGAAAACAAGGAAAAACGAACAGATGACATCCCTGTGTGGGATCAAGAATTCCTGAAAGTAGACCAAGGAACACTCTTTGAACTAATCCTG GCTGCAAATTACTTAGACATTAAAGGTTTGCTCGATGTCACATGCAAGACTGTTGCAAATATGATTAAGGGGAAAACTCCAGAAGAAATTCGCAAGACCTTCAATATCAAGAATGACTTCACCGaagaggaagaagcacag GTACGCAAGGAGAACCAGTGGTGTGAAGAGAAGTGA